A genome region from Arthrobacter agilis includes the following:
- a CDS encoding SDR family NAD(P)-dependent oxidoreductase, with the protein MTTTLITGANKSLGLETARRLIDAGHTVYAGMRDPATGEAARALGAHIVQLDVLDQASVDAALGALPALDVLVNNAGVLGTSFGVDDLTPEAMQDVLETNVVGIIRVTQAALPLLRASGQPVIVNVASGVGWPRSLHTEGTDEFAVPVIPYAASKAAVIALTVQYAKNLPAFRVNVSDPGYTATDFNGHGGHQSVTEGTDATVHLALLGGDGPTGEFHNRFGRIDY; encoded by the coding sequence ATGACAACAACACTAATCACCGGCGCCAACAAGAGCCTCGGCCTGGAGACCGCCCGACGCCTCATCGATGCCGGCCACACGGTATACGCCGGTATGCGCGATCCCGCGACCGGGGAGGCGGCCCGGGCCCTCGGTGCCCACATCGTCCAACTCGACGTCCTGGACCAGGCGAGTGTGGACGCGGCGCTCGGCGCCCTCCCTGCCCTCGATGTCCTCGTCAACAATGCCGGTGTCCTCGGCACCTCCTTCGGCGTGGACGACCTGACGCCCGAGGCCATGCAGGATGTGCTCGAGACCAACGTGGTGGGCATCATCCGTGTCACGCAGGCAGCCCTGCCGCTGCTGCGCGCTTCCGGGCAGCCCGTCATCGTGAATGTCGCTTCGGGTGTCGGCTGGCCCCGGAGCCTGCACACGGAGGGGACGGACGAATTCGCGGTCCCCGTCATCCCCTATGCGGCGTCGAAGGCCGCCGTGATCGCGCTCACCGTGCAGTACGCGAAGAACCTGCCCGCCTTCCGCGTCAACGTCAGCGACCCCGGCTACACGGCCACCGACTTCAACGGCCACGGAGGGCACCAGTCGGTCACCGAGGGAACCGACGCGACGGTCCACCTGGCGCTTCTCGGCGGCGACGGACCCACGGGCGAGTTCCACAACCGGTTCGGCCGCATCGACTACTGA
- a CDS encoding pyridoxal phosphate-dependent decarboxylase family protein — MSAPEEHYSEALAAAVRHTRQWLESQDQRRVGPRLSAADLAADFGGPLPPDGIPATEVVDYLATAAEPGLMAMPSGRFFGWVIGGTLPAALAADWLVSAWDQNTGLRFASPATAALEEAAGRWVLDLLGLPQEADVGFTTGATMANFTGLAAARWRLMTDAGWDLDADGLTGGPRIHCFVGRERHDTIDLGLRYLGLGRPTVVPADREGRMDAAELDRALDLARTGTGGLPSGGSGHPPLLVCLQAGNLHSGAFDPFREAIAVARSHGAWVHVDGAFGLWAAAVPELAALTGGMEDADSWGTDAHKTLNVPYDCGIAVVRDATALRAAMGLHASYLIQDADGPADPFETVPELSRRARGVPVWAALRSLGRDGVTEQVRQLVRHARTLAEHLAELDGVEVLNEVSYTQVSLAFGDDATTRAVTARIIADGRVWMSGSRWHGRDILRISVSNWSTDDADTAVAVEAVRDALAAVRAQ, encoded by the coding sequence ATGTCAGCACCGGAAGAGCACTACAGCGAAGCCCTGGCGGCCGCTGTCCGGCATACCCGCCAGTGGCTGGAGAGCCAGGACCAGCGGCGGGTAGGACCGCGGCTGAGCGCCGCGGACCTCGCAGCGGACTTCGGCGGTCCCCTCCCTCCCGACGGGATCCCGGCGACCGAGGTGGTGGACTACCTCGCGACGGCGGCGGAACCCGGACTGATGGCGATGCCCTCCGGACGGTTCTTCGGGTGGGTCATCGGCGGCACTCTGCCTGCGGCGTTGGCCGCGGACTGGCTGGTCAGCGCGTGGGACCAGAACACCGGGCTCCGGTTCGCGAGCCCTGCCACGGCAGCCCTGGAGGAAGCCGCCGGCCGCTGGGTACTCGACCTCCTGGGCCTTCCGCAGGAAGCGGACGTCGGATTCACCACCGGCGCCACCATGGCCAACTTCACGGGGCTGGCCGCGGCGCGCTGGCGCCTGATGACCGACGCCGGCTGGGACCTGGACGCGGACGGCCTCACCGGCGGCCCCCGGATCCACTGCTTCGTGGGCCGGGAACGGCACGACACGATCGATCTCGGCCTCCGTTACCTGGGTCTGGGCCGCCCCACGGTGGTACCCGCAGACCGGGAGGGCCGCATGGATGCCGCGGAACTCGACCGCGCCCTCGACCTCGCCCGGACCGGCACAGGAGGCCTGCCGTCCGGCGGATCGGGCCACCCCCCGCTCCTGGTCTGCCTGCAGGCCGGGAACCTGCACTCCGGTGCCTTCGATCCGTTCAGGGAGGCGATCGCCGTCGCCAGATCCCACGGCGCCTGGGTCCACGTGGACGGCGCCTTCGGGCTGTGGGCCGCTGCGGTACCGGAACTGGCGGCCTTGACCGGAGGAATGGAGGATGCGGATTCCTGGGGCACCGACGCGCACAAGACCCTCAACGTGCCGTACGACTGCGGGATCGCTGTGGTCAGGGACGCCACGGCGCTCCGTGCAGCCATGGGCCTGCACGCCAGCTACCTGATCCAGGACGCGGACGGCCCCGCGGATCCTTTCGAGACGGTCCCCGAGCTGTCCCGACGGGCCCGCGGCGTACCGGTGTGGGCGGCGCTCAGATCGCTCGGCCGGGACGGCGTCACCGAGCAGGTCCGGCAGTTGGTGCGGCACGCCCGCACGCTCGCGGAACACCTCGCCGAGCTGGACGGCGTCGAGGTGCTCAACGAGGTCTCCTACACGCAGGTCTCCCTCGCCTTCGGGGACGACGCCACCACGCGGGCGGTCACGGCCCGGATCATCGCCGACGGCCGGGTGTGGATGTCCGGTTCACGCTGGCACGGCCGGGACATCCTGAGGATCTCGGTCAGCAACTGGAGTACGGACGACGCCGATACGGCGGTCGCCGTCGAGGCCGTGCGGGACGCCCTCGCGGCGGTCCGGGCCCAGTAG
- the nadD gene encoding nicotinate-nucleotide adenylyltransferase, with translation MGGRRHRDGSPWRLGVMGGTFDPIHHGHLVAASEVASVFDLDEVVFVPTGQPWQKADKDVTAGEHRYLMTVIATASNPSFTVSRVDIERPGPTFTIDTLRDLKVQRPEAQLFFITGADAMAQILTWKNAEELWSLAHFIGVTRPGHELNGRGRDVSLLEVPAMAISSTDCRRRVGEGKPVWYLVPDGVVQYIAKHRLYRSEATHEDEQSSGAESGNDVPAEGKHGGNPSSVQQPTG, from the coding sequence ATGGGCGGTCGGCGGCATCGCGACGGGTCGCCGTGGCGCCTCGGCGTCATGGGCGGGACGTTCGATCCCATCCACCACGGGCACCTCGTCGCCGCGAGCGAGGTCGCGTCGGTGTTCGATCTGGACGAGGTGGTGTTCGTCCCCACCGGCCAGCCGTGGCAGAAGGCCGACAAGGACGTGACGGCGGGCGAGCACCGCTACCTGATGACCGTCATCGCCACGGCGTCGAACCCCAGCTTCACGGTGAGCCGGGTGGACATCGAACGTCCAGGGCCCACGTTCACGATCGACACCCTGCGCGACCTGAAGGTGCAGCGGCCGGAGGCTCAGCTCTTCTTCATCACCGGCGCGGACGCCATGGCCCAGATCCTCACCTGGAAGAACGCGGAGGAGCTGTGGTCGCTCGCCCACTTCATCGGGGTCACGCGGCCCGGGCACGAGCTGAACGGACGGGGACGCGACGTCAGCCTGCTGGAGGTGCCCGCCATGGCGATCTCGAGCACCGACTGCCGACGCCGTGTGGGCGAGGGCAAGCCGGTCTGGTACCTGGTACCGGACGGCGTCGTGCAGTACATCGCCAAGCACCGGCTGTACCGGAGCGAGGCGACGCACGAGGACGAGCAGTCCTCCGGCGCGGAGAGTGGGAACGACGTTCCGGCGGAAGGAAAGCACGGGGGTAACCCCAGCTCCGTACAACAACCGACTGGGTGA
- a CDS encoding App1 family protein, with translation MCPRSAKPRTPSTSPSGSPSPTGGTGDRHLAVRLDDAWLRFQTRLAIRRGRVETVIPYTGYGTTSWVRVLARVVLSDPRDTGRSSEAGPLKPLAEGMRGWRNFTSAPVAHAVVHVTIGETVHDVEADRGGVVDARIPVTLDPGWHTITVQSGESKVVEAPVRVVADDTRFGVVSDIDDTVMVTALPRPFLAAWNTFVLDEHARTPTPGMAVLYERIVRTLPTAPVLYLSTGAWNVAPTLSRFLSRNLYPAGPKLLTDWGPTRDRWFRSGQEHKRTSLERLAEEFPAMQWLLVGDDGQHDEAIYSEFAQRHPQNVRAIAIRQLSTGEAVLAGGRSKTGVQPTPGIPWIYAPDGAKMSAQLADLGIIRSDTDSADVPEVPEEPEGE, from the coding sequence ATGTGTCCCCGTTCCGCGAAGCCGCGCACGCCCTCCACGTCCCCGAGCGGTAGCCCCTCCCCGACCGGAGGCACCGGGGACCGCCATCTCGCCGTGCGCCTCGACGACGCCTGGCTCCGCTTCCAGACACGCCTCGCGATCCGGCGCGGCAGGGTCGAGACCGTCATCCCGTACACGGGGTACGGGACCACGTCGTGGGTGCGGGTGCTCGCCCGGGTGGTCCTCAGCGACCCGCGGGACACGGGCCGGAGCTCCGAGGCCGGTCCGCTCAAGCCCCTGGCGGAGGGTATGCGCGGGTGGCGCAACTTCACGAGCGCCCCGGTGGCGCACGCCGTCGTGCACGTCACCATCGGGGAGACGGTCCACGACGTCGAGGCGGACCGCGGCGGTGTGGTGGACGCCCGCATCCCGGTGACCCTCGACCCGGGCTGGCACACCATCACGGTGCAGTCCGGGGAGTCGAAGGTCGTCGAAGCCCCCGTGCGGGTCGTCGCGGACGACACGCGATTCGGCGTGGTGTCCGATATCGACGACACCGTCATGGTGACGGCGCTGCCCCGACCGTTCCTGGCGGCATGGAACACGTTCGTGCTGGACGAGCACGCGCGGACCCCGACGCCCGGCATGGCCGTGCTCTACGAGCGGATCGTGCGGACCCTTCCCACCGCGCCCGTCCTGTACCTCTCGACGGGCGCCTGGAACGTGGCGCCCACGCTGTCCCGTTTCCTGTCCCGCAACCTCTACCCGGCGGGGCCCAAGCTGCTCACCGACTGGGGGCCTACGCGCGACCGCTGGTTCCGGAGCGGCCAGGAACACAAGCGGACGTCCCTCGAGCGCCTGGCCGAGGAGTTCCCCGCCATGCAGTGGCTGCTGGTGGGCGACGACGGCCAGCACGACGAGGCGATCTACTCGGAGTTCGCGCAGCGCCACCCGCAGAACGTCCGCGCCATCGCGATCCGCCAGCTCTCCACGGGTGAGGCGGTCCTCGCGGGCGGACGGTCGAAGACCGGGGTGCAGCCGACGCCGGGCATCCCCTGGATCTACGCACCCGACGGCGCGAAGATGTCCGCGCAGCTCGCGGACCTCGGCATCATCCGGAGCGACACCGACTCCGCCGACGTGCCCGAGGTGCCCGAGGAACCCGAGGGGGAGTGA
- a CDS encoding histidine phosphatase family protein, translated as MTRYPHADPAARRVIFWRHGRTEWNRSGLFQGQEDIDLDETGREQAARAAEVLVTRQPALIVSSDLRRAADTAAALSELSGIPVSYDDRLRETDAGQWQGMSFAEIDEKFAEDNAAWRGGDPDVRAGGAENRIDVGDRMLAAVTDAVARIEPAETLVVVSHGGAIRAALAALMGLPPKRWGSLAGLSNCHWSEVHEVVGRSDALFSWQLTEHNVGLGSLPAEPLEG; from the coding sequence GTGACGCGGTATCCCCACGCCGATCCCGCAGCGCGCCGCGTCATCTTCTGGCGGCACGGCCGCACGGAGTGGAACCGGTCCGGCCTGTTCCAGGGCCAGGAGGACATCGACCTGGACGAGACGGGGCGCGAACAGGCGGCGCGGGCGGCCGAAGTGCTGGTCACCCGGCAGCCCGCGCTGATCGTCTCGTCGGACCTGCGCCGCGCCGCCGACACGGCCGCGGCCCTGTCCGAACTCAGCGGCATCCCCGTGTCCTACGACGACCGCCTCCGGGAGACGGACGCCGGGCAATGGCAGGGGATGTCCTTCGCGGAGATCGACGAGAAGTTCGCCGAGGACAACGCGGCGTGGCGCGGGGGCGACCCCGACGTGCGGGCGGGCGGCGCCGAGAACAGGATCGACGTCGGCGACCGCATGCTCGCGGCGGTCACTGACGCCGTCGCCCGCATCGAACCGGCGGAGACCCTCGTGGTGGTCAGCCACGGCGGAGCGATCAGGGCCGCCCTGGCGGCCCTGATGGGACTGCCACCCAAGCGGTGGGGCTCGCTCGCGGGCCTGTCCAACTGCCACTGGTCCGAGGTCCACGAGGTGGTCGGCAGGTCCGATGCTCTCTTCTCCTGGCAGTTGACGGAGCACAACGTGGGCCTCGGCTCGCTGCCGGCGGAGCCGCTGGAAGGGTGA
- a CDS encoding helix-turn-helix domain-containing protein translates to MVSIENEFASVLRSWRERLTPQDVGLPAGAGRRSVGLRREELAALANISVDYVVRLEQGRATHPSPQLLGALAVALRLSEKERDHLYRAAGAVPPSGRVPRHISPGVQRIVDRLGDVPLAVFTAAHDILLWNPLWAALNGDPSALTGRERNLVWRHFTSGHEGTEFDDQHADDFASDLAADLRTAVGRYPNDAELGGLVARLRTASPEFERRWAGARVAEHRSSRKTVTGTPVGPISVDCDVLTVPGSDLRVVVYTVVPGSEDEARLDLLRVTGLQTLSTAEAASA, encoded by the coding sequence ATCGTGAGCATCGAGAACGAATTCGCCAGTGTCCTCAGGTCCTGGCGCGAACGGCTTACACCGCAGGACGTCGGGCTTCCTGCGGGTGCCGGACGCCGGAGTGTGGGGCTGCGGCGTGAGGAACTCGCCGCCCTCGCCAACATCAGCGTCGACTACGTCGTCCGCCTCGAGCAGGGGCGGGCCACCCATCCCTCCCCGCAGTTGCTCGGTGCCCTCGCCGTCGCGCTGAGGTTGTCCGAGAAGGAACGCGATCATCTCTACCGGGCCGCCGGAGCCGTACCGCCGTCGGGCCGGGTACCCCGGCACATCTCGCCGGGCGTGCAGCGCATTGTCGATCGCCTGGGGGATGTGCCACTGGCCGTCTTCACCGCAGCCCACGACATCCTGCTGTGGAATCCGCTCTGGGCGGCCCTGAACGGAGACCCGTCCGCCCTGACCGGTCGCGAGCGCAATCTCGTCTGGCGCCACTTCACCTCCGGACACGAGGGGACGGAGTTCGACGACCAGCACGCGGACGACTTCGCGAGCGATCTCGCTGCCGACCTGCGGACGGCGGTGGGACGCTACCCGAACGACGCCGAGCTGGGAGGGCTCGTGGCCAGGCTGCGCACCGCATCACCGGAGTTCGAACGGCGATGGGCGGGGGCGCGGGTCGCCGAGCATCGCTCCAGCCGCAAGACCGTCACGGGTACCCCCGTGGGACCGATCAGCGTCGACTGCGACGTCCTCACCGTGCCGGGGAGCGATCTGCGCGTCGTCGTCTACACCGTCGTCCCGGGCAGCGAGGACGAGGCGAGGCTGGACCTGCTGCGGGTCACCGGCCTGCAGACCCTCTCGACGGCAGAGGCCGCTTCGGCCTGA
- a CDS encoding HD domain-containing protein — protein MQLDDFTAPDTQAARTAFDLASSYHSPAVLNHVVRSWLWAEAFALIEDRRGVDHELLYTSAVLHDIGLVPAFDNVALSYEEAGGHVAVALTAGAGWAPERRQRALEVIVRHNWPSVDPAMDVEGYLLEVATGLDISGARSDVLPRDFVRQVLAAYPRLSLAEEFTASVTDQGRRKPTTAAQRIVRGGVAGKLARHPLEAVAGP, from the coding sequence ATGCAGCTGGACGACTTCACCGCACCCGACACACAGGCAGCCCGGACCGCGTTCGACCTGGCGTCCTCCTACCACTCACCGGCCGTCCTCAACCACGTGGTGCGGTCATGGCTGTGGGCCGAGGCGTTCGCACTGATCGAGGACCGGCGGGGCGTCGACCATGAGCTGCTGTACACCTCCGCCGTCCTTCACGACATCGGGTTGGTCCCGGCCTTCGACAACGTCGCACTCTCCTACGAGGAGGCCGGCGGGCACGTCGCCGTCGCCCTCACCGCCGGGGCCGGCTGGGCGCCCGAGCGGCGGCAGCGTGCGCTCGAGGTGATCGTCCGCCACAACTGGCCCTCCGTGGACCCGGCGATGGACGTGGAGGGGTACCTGCTGGAAGTCGCGACGGGGCTGGACATCAGTGGTGCACGGTCGGACGTCCTGCCGCGGGATTTCGTGCGGCAGGTCCTGGCCGCCTATCCGCGCCTCTCGCTCGCCGAGGAGTTCACGGCGAGCGTGACGGACCAGGGACGGCGCAAGCCGACGACGGCGGCGCAGCGGATCGTCCGGGGCGGGGTCGCCGGGAAACTCGCGCGCCATCCGCTGGAAGCGGTCGCCGGGCCCTGA
- a CDS encoding VOC family protein, with protein sequence MERVEGIGGLFFRARDPEGLVAWYSRHLGVDPPPMSYASSSWRQAAGATVFAALPADSDHLAQGAGWAVTFRVRDLAAMVEQLESAGIPVERDPQTYPNGLFASLSDPEGHAIQLWQPAGADA encoded by the coding sequence ATGGAACGGGTGGAGGGGATCGGCGGGCTGTTCTTCCGTGCGCGGGATCCGGAGGGCCTGGTGGCCTGGTACAGCCGGCACCTCGGCGTCGATCCGCCGCCGATGTCCTACGCGTCGTCGTCCTGGCGGCAGGCTGCCGGAGCGACAGTCTTCGCCGCCCTGCCTGCCGATTCCGACCATCTCGCCCAGGGTGCCGGATGGGCCGTGACCTTCCGTGTCCGCGACCTCGCGGCGATGGTGGAGCAGCTCGAGAGCGCAGGGATCCCTGTCGAGCGGGATCCGCAGACCTACCCGAACGGACTGTTCGCGTCCCTGTCCGACCCTGAAGGGCATGCCATCCAGCTCTGGCAACCGGCCGGTGCTGACGCCTGA
- a CDS encoding glutamate-5-semialdehyde dehydrogenase — translation MTDLQAETTPRNHADALSADQLTAAVHAITDRARLASRELGRATRAHKDRVLLAIAEALVARRDVVLAANRTDVERGRASGTSDYLLDRLRLDAPRIDRLAEALAQLAALPDPVGTAVRAETLPNGLRLRQVRVPLGVVAAIYEARPNVTVDIAGLALKSGNAVILRGGSAAAATNAALVGIIRDTLGDHGLPDDAVLTIDEFGREGARVLMEARGRIDVLIPRGGRDLIQSVVTTARVPVIETGEGNVHILLDESADEEMAIDILLNAKTQRPSVCNTVETLLVHSRSRAAAGVLAALLRAGVVLHVDDRSRALLPEGADAPTATEDDWGREYMQLDLAVRTVDTVDEALQHIRRWSTGHSEAIITNNLASSEEFVAGVDSAAVLVNASTRFVDGGELGLGAEVGISTQKMHARGPMGLAELTTTKWIVQGEGQIRR, via the coding sequence ATGACCGATCTGCAGGCCGAGACGACCCCCCGGAACCACGCCGACGCGCTGTCCGCCGACCAGCTGACCGCTGCCGTCCACGCGATCACGGACAGGGCGCGCCTCGCGTCCCGTGAGCTCGGACGTGCCACCCGCGCCCACAAGGACCGCGTCCTCCTGGCGATCGCCGAGGCCCTCGTCGCGCGGCGCGACGTCGTCCTCGCCGCCAACCGGACCGACGTCGAGCGAGGCCGCGCCTCGGGGACGTCCGACTACCTGCTCGACCGGCTCCGCCTCGATGCGCCGCGCATCGACAGGCTCGCGGAGGCCCTGGCGCAGCTGGCCGCCCTCCCTGATCCCGTCGGCACCGCGGTCCGCGCCGAGACCCTCCCCAACGGGCTGAGGCTGCGGCAGGTCCGGGTACCCCTCGGCGTCGTCGCGGCGATCTACGAGGCGCGCCCCAACGTCACGGTGGACATCGCGGGGCTCGCCCTCAAGAGCGGCAACGCCGTCATCCTGCGCGGCGGCAGCGCGGCGGCCGCCACGAACGCGGCGCTGGTCGGCATCATCCGCGACACCCTCGGGGACCACGGACTGCCCGACGACGCGGTCCTCACCATCGACGAGTTCGGCAGGGAGGGCGCGCGGGTCCTGATGGAGGCCCGTGGGCGGATCGACGTCCTCATCCCGCGGGGCGGGCGGGACCTCATCCAGTCGGTCGTCACGACGGCGCGCGTCCCGGTGATCGAGACGGGGGAGGGGAACGTGCACATCCTCCTCGACGAGAGTGCCGACGAGGAGATGGCGATCGACATCCTCCTCAACGCCAAGACGCAGCGGCCCAGCGTCTGCAACACCGTCGAGACCCTGCTCGTGCACAGCCGCTCACGGGCCGCCGCCGGCGTCCTCGCGGCGCTCCTGCGCGCCGGGGTGGTCCTGCACGTCGACGACCGGTCACGGGCGCTGCTGCCCGAAGGGGCCGACGCGCCGACCGCGACCGAGGACGACTGGGGGCGCGAATACATGCAGCTGGACCTCGCCGTGCGCACCGTCGACACCGTCGACGAGGCCCTGCAGCACATCCGGCGGTGGAGCACCGGCCACAGCGAGGCCATCATCACGAACAACCTGGCGTCGTCGGAGGAATTCGTCGCCGGAGTGGACTCGGCGGCCGTGCTGGTCAATGCGTCCACGCGGTTCGTCGACGGCGGCGAGCTCGGCCTCGGCGCCGAGGTGGGCATCTCCACCCAGAAGATGCACGCCCGCGGCCCGATGGGCCTGGCCGAACTGACGACGACGAAGTGGATCGTGCAGGGCGAGGGGCAGATCCGCCGCTGA
- a CDS encoding methylenetetrahydrofolate reductase, whose protein sequence is MSSPSYPALSYELYPPRNAEAEESLWTTIRRLEVTRPDFVSVTYGAAGSNRETAIALLRRLLTETTLKPLAHLTCIGSSRADLTAIVERLIGGGVRGILALRGDAPDDGDAPDGHAPEGDVAHADALVRLIREVEGQRTAQLAAGRVSVGVAAYATRHPASPSMEQDVEVLLAKEAAGADFAITQVFFRPSDYAGLVRRARRAGVTMPIIPGVMPMTSTRRLKKLSGLAGIDVDQGLWDRLEGARSDEERRRIGVAATVELARVALEDGAPGIHLYTFNEHAAALDVLDALDLERPPQAGLAASL, encoded by the coding sequence ATGTCGTCACCGTCCTACCCTGCACTGTCCTACGAACTGTATCCGCCGCGGAACGCCGAGGCGGAGGAGTCACTGTGGACGACCATCCGACGGTTGGAGGTCACGCGCCCCGACTTCGTGTCCGTCACCTACGGCGCGGCGGGCAGCAACCGCGAGACCGCCATCGCCCTCCTGCGACGACTCCTGACCGAGACGACGCTGAAGCCGCTGGCGCACCTCACCTGCATCGGCAGCAGCCGGGCGGACCTGACGGCGATCGTCGAGCGTCTCATCGGCGGGGGAGTGCGCGGCATCCTCGCGCTGCGTGGTGATGCGCCCGACGACGGCGACGCCCCGGACGGGCACGCACCGGAGGGCGACGTCGCGCACGCCGACGCGCTCGTACGGCTGATCCGCGAGGTCGAGGGACAGCGCACGGCGCAGCTGGCGGCCGGGCGCGTCTCCGTGGGCGTGGCAGCGTATGCGACGCGCCACCCGGCCTCGCCGTCGATGGAGCAGGACGTCGAGGTGCTCCTGGCGAAGGAGGCCGCCGGTGCCGACTTCGCGATCACCCAGGTGTTCTTCCGGCCCTCCGACTACGCGGGCCTCGTCCGCCGTGCACGCCGTGCCGGCGTCACCATGCCGATCATCCCCGGCGTGATGCCGATGACGAGCACACGGCGCCTGAAGAAGCTGAGCGGCCTCGCGGGCATCGACGTCGACCAGGGCCTGTGGGACCGGCTCGAGGGTGCCCGCAGCGACGAGGAGCGCCGCCGCATCGGCGTCGCGGCGACCGTGGAGCTGGCGCGGGTGGCCCTCGAGGACGGCGCACCGGGCATCCACCTGTACACCTTCAACGAGCACGCCGCCGCACTCGACGTCCTCGACGCCCTCGACCTCGAGCGGCCTCCGCAGGCGGGCCTCGCGGCATCCCTGTAG
- the rsfS gene encoding ribosome silencing factor, with amino-acid sequence MSATEESISIARTAAHAAADKIAQDIIAIDVSDRLAITDVFLIASAPSERQVNAIVDGIEEELSKQGLKPVRREGRSEGRWVLLDYAQVVVHVQHEEDRVFYALDRLWKDCPSVDLQLEGALQSSPQVAASDDAE; translated from the coding sequence GTGAGCGCTACCGAAGAGTCCATCAGCATCGCCCGTACGGCGGCGCATGCCGCAGCGGACAAGATCGCACAGGACATCATCGCCATCGACGTCAGCGACCGGCTCGCCATCACCGATGTCTTCCTCATCGCCTCGGCGCCGAGCGAGCGTCAGGTCAACGCGATCGTCGACGGCATCGAAGAGGAACTCTCGAAGCAGGGCCTCAAGCCCGTGCGACGCGAAGGGCGCAGCGAGGGCCGGTGGGTCCTGCTCGACTACGCCCAGGTGGTCGTCCACGTGCAGCACGAGGAGGACCGTGTGTTCTACGCACTGGACCGGCTCTGGAAGGACTGCCCGTCCGTCGACCTCCAGCTCGAGGGCGCACTGCAGAGCTCGCCGCAGGTCGCGGCGTCCGACGACGCCGAGTGA
- a CDS encoding DUF4193 domain-containing protein: protein MATDYDAPRVREEDQPANESLDAIQAQRSATSQTAVIDTEDVDTAEGFDLPGAILDEELQVLVVPVQEDEFTCMSCFLVHHRTQLAREKNGDKYCVECEG from the coding sequence ATGGCAACCGACTACGACGCACCTCGCGTCCGTGAAGAGGACCAGCCCGCCAACGAATCGCTCGACGCGATCCAGGCCCAACGCAGCGCCACGAGCCAGACGGCCGTCATCGACACCGAGGACGTCGACACCGCTGAAGGCTTCGATCTCCCGGGCGCGATCCTCGACGAGGAGCTCCAGGTGCTGGTCGTCCCCGTGCAGGAGGACGAGTTCACCTGCATGTCGTGCTTCCTCGTCCATCACCGGACGCAGCTTGCACGCGAGAAGAACGGTGACAAGTACTGCGTGGAGTGCGAGGGCTGA